One region of uncultured Sulfurimonas sp. genomic DNA includes:
- a CDS encoding OprD family outer membrane porin: MFKKIVLTLSLAFMSAFASQSLGGNVDAELKLFYYNIDKDSDAYATALGGYLKYTTDTKEPLFASVRFHTSNPVGDNLNKTSTALFNNDKNGDALTTISESFIAYKTKSRVMKLGNFMLKTPLMNDDTTRIVPWSYQGFAYTGESIKNMKVQLYYIDKIRSFTSDSYKKESASGKFGDSGITMLSLHYNGINGLKAQSFYYYAPDLYSTFVGQVDYEISVDNTHLFCIGAQYFNSGNGGKYAIRDAKNGGDDINLLALRSSIDAQNWTFSINYSQNFGESGIVKGYGGLAKVYTTSMIANGRGNYKPETWMLKSSYNLPFKSHESEVAFTFTNTKFHDSQGDDFNAYYLHFKHYFTKEASIYLRYENLNYSTYKSDASYFRAIASYEF; the protein is encoded by the coding sequence GTGTTTAAAAAAATAGTATTAACATTGTCTTTAGCATTTATGAGTGCTTTTGCAAGTCAAAGTTTAGGTGGCAATGTAGATGCCGAGTTAAAACTTTTTTACTACAACATTGACAAAGACTCAGATGCTTATGCCACGGCTCTTGGTGGATACTTAAAATACACAACTGACACCAAAGAACCACTTTTTGCTTCTGTAAGATTTCACACATCAAACCCAGTTGGAGATAATCTAAATAAAACAAGTACAGCTCTTTTTAATAACGATAAAAATGGCGATGCTTTAACAACTATTAGTGAATCATTTATAGCTTATAAAACAAAAAGTAGAGTTATGAAGCTTGGTAACTTTATGTTAAAAACACCACTTATGAATGATGATACAACTAGAATAGTTCCATGGAGTTATCAAGGTTTTGCTTATACTGGTGAGAGCATAAAAAATATGAAAGTACAACTATACTACATAGATAAAATCCGCTCTTTTACTTCAGATAGCTATAAAAAAGAGAGTGCAAGTGGTAAGTTTGGAGATAGCGGAATAACTATGCTATCTCTTCACTACAATGGAATTAACGGACTAAAAGCTCAATCATTTTACTACTATGCACCAGATTTATACTCTACTTTTGTAGGACAAGTTGATTATGAAATCTCAGTAGATAATACTCATCTATTTTGTATCGGAGCACAATACTTTAATAGTGGAAATGGTGGAAAGTACGCGATTAGAGATGCAAAAAATGGTGGAGACGACATAAACCTTTTAGCTCTACGAAGTAGCATAGATGCACAAAATTGGACGTTTAGCATAAACTACTCTCAAAACTTTGGAGAGAGTGGGATTGTAAAGGGATATGGTGGCTTAGCAAAAGTTTACACCACTTCCATGATAGCAAATGGACGAGGAAACTACAAACCAGAAACTTGGATGCTAAAGAGCAGTTACAATCTTCCATTTAAATCTCATGAAAGTGAAGTTGCATTTACTTTTACAAATACAAAATTTCATGATTCACAAGGAGATGATTTTAACGCTTATTATCTTCATTTTAAACACTACTTTACAAAAGAAGCATCCATATACTTAAGATACGAAAATCTTAACTACTCCACATACAAAAGCGATGCCTCTTACTTTAGAGCTATTGCATCTTATGAGTTTTAA
- a CDS encoding DASS family sodium-coupled anion symporter: protein MLLKISEFIKKHNLQLFVFILGVTIWFLPTPDGLSLQAWHLFAIFISAIMAVIIKAMPIFTSSILALSIAVLTGTLSTKQAYSGFSQDFILLIIVAFLIARGVIKSGLGKRIAFLIIKRFGKSSLGLAYSVIAADMFISPAFPSNTARSGVLYPIVNALAVDSGSKIADGTRKKLGSFLMMSSMAGLTISSTLWLTAMAANPAGAKMASEFGVEISYASWALGASVPVLILFFLVPWVIYKIYPPEIKETPEAPQIAQEALDKMGDVHKNEWIMAATFVGMVFLWIMSGSWGLDKTAVAFLGLSILMLANIFTLEDMRVEGNALSTFVWFSILFSMSVYLDEFGFMGWVGAHISTMIVGYSWPVVYVGLTIGYVLIHYFFVSQTAQMLAMFSVFLSVGISAGVAPEMMALMLLFATNFNAIITPQGSSANVIYAGSGYLEPGEIYRVGGIVTLINTVVFLTIGTAWLLLIL from the coding sequence ATGTTACTTAAAATATCAGAGTTTATTAAAAAGCACAATCTTCAACTATTTGTTTTTATCTTAGGAGTAACAATATGGTTTTTACCAACTCCTGATGGTTTAAGCTTACAAGCGTGGCATCTGTTTGCTATATTTATTAGTGCAATTATGGCTGTTATTATCAAAGCGATGCCAATTTTTACATCTTCTATACTAGCTCTCTCTATTGCAGTACTAACAGGAACACTAAGTACAAAACAAGCATATAGTGGATTTTCACAAGATTTTATACTACTTATTATTGTTGCTTTTTTAATCGCAAGGGGTGTTATAAAATCAGGGCTTGGTAAACGCATAGCATTTTTGATTATAAAAAGATTTGGAAAATCAAGTCTTGGTTTGGCCTATTCTGTGATAGCTGCAGATATGTTTATCTCCCCTGCTTTTCCTAGTAATACCGCACGTTCTGGTGTTTTGTATCCTATAGTAAATGCTCTTGCAGTTGATAGTGGCTCTAAAATAGCAGATGGAACACGCAAAAAACTTGGTTCTTTTCTTATGATGTCTTCAATGGCTGGACTTACTATCTCTTCTACGCTTTGGCTTACAGCTATGGCGGCTAATCCTGCTGGGGCAAAAATGGCTAGTGAATTTGGAGTTGAGATATCTTATGCCTCATGGGCTTTAGGAGCATCTGTGCCTGTTTTAATCTTGTTTTTTTTAGTTCCTTGGGTTATCTATAAAATATATCCACCTGAAATAAAAGAGACTCCAGAAGCTCCGCAAATAGCACAAGAAGCACTTGATAAAATGGGTGATGTTCATAAAAATGAATGGATTATGGCAGCTACTTTTGTTGGTATGGTTTTTTTATGGATTATGTCGGGAAGTTGGGGTTTAGATAAAACAGCTGTTGCTTTTTTAGGATTAAGCATACTTATGTTAGCAAACATCTTTACACTCGAAGATATGAGAGTTGAGGGAAATGCTCTTTCTACTTTTGTATGGTTTTCAATTCTTTTTTCCATGAGTGTTTACTTAGATGAATTTGGCTTTATGGGATGGGTTGGTGCTCATATTTCTACTATGATTGTCGGTTATAGTTGGCCTGTTGTTTATGTTGGACTTACTATTGGTTATGTTTTGATTCACTACTTTTTTGTGTCTCAAACTGCTCAGATGCTAGCTATGTTTTCAGTCTTTTTAAGTGTTGGCATCTCCGCTGGCGTTGCTCCTGAGATGATGGCTTTGATGCTACTCTTTGCAACAAACTTTAACGCCATCATAACACCTCAAGGCTCATCTGCAAATGTTATATATGCAGGTAGTGGTTACTTAGAACCCGGAGAGATTTACAGGGTTGGAGGTATTGTAACACTCATCAACACTGTAGTTTTTCTAACTATAGGTACAGCTTGGTTACTTCTAATTTTATAA
- a CDS encoding TolC family protein, with protein MSKIIATLLLVLNLYAQDIYTVDELILQAINNSPDLKISTSQYKASQSRYDKAYASYLPKVDLNLAIGEMGVSDLPTKPNEMLNDHLILGQLSLKQIIYDFGKTSANVDSFKYDSNKYLNINEQNISDKIRDVKKAYYEVLQSISLIGVNRENMKLNESQLYRSQKYFEAGIRTKIDVSDAKVELIKSKLNLKKSLYNLKLSYATLDEVVGFMDNKKNYEVYAKVLDLENIYAHLSDYEMTLDESINFAYENRYEIKKQLSNIKSAKSINNLASSEYYPELYFGANYTKQSTDKFKSSIPRDQWQAALNLDWNLYQGGSTLASAQEKKIEVEISKSQLQNSKLKIKKETTQAYINFCKTKDSVELSQSLLEVSQEKFDQAQKRYENGLSDYIELQQARQGYIDAKSALIVDYYNYYNAIAILDNAIGK; from the coding sequence ATGTCAAAAATAATAGCTACACTTTTATTGGTTTTAAATCTATATGCACAAGATATATATACAGTTGATGAGTTAATACTTCAAGCCATAAATAATTCACCAGACTTGAAAATAAGCACATCTCAATATAAAGCTTCTCAAAGTCGTTATGATAAAGCTTATGCATCTTATCTTCCAAAAGTAGATTTAAACCTTGCTATTGGAGAGATGGGCGTTAGTGATTTACCAACTAAGCCAAATGAGATGCTAAATGATCATCTTATACTTGGTCAACTCTCTTTAAAACAGATTATTTATGATTTTGGTAAAACAAGCGCAAATGTTGATAGTTTTAAATATGACTCAAATAAATATTTAAACATAAATGAGCAAAATATATCGGATAAAATAAGAGATGTAAAAAAGGCTTATTATGAAGTTTTGCAGTCTATTTCACTAATAGGTGTAAACAGAGAAAATATGAAACTAAATGAATCTCAACTATATCGCTCACAAAAGTATTTTGAAGCAGGTATAAGAACAAAAATTGATGTCTCAGATGCAAAAGTAGAACTCATAAAATCAAAGTTAAATCTTAAAAAAAGCCTATACAATTTAAAATTATCTTATGCAACTTTGGATGAGGTAGTTGGATTTATGGATAACAAAAAAAATTATGAAGTATATGCAAAAGTGTTAGATTTAGAAAATATCTACGCACATTTAAGCGACTATGAAATGACTCTTGATGAGTCCATAAATTTTGCATATGAAAACAGATATGAGATAAAAAAACAACTCTCTAACATTAAATCAGCAAAATCTATAAACAATTTAGCATCTTCTGAGTACTACCCAGAACTCTATTTTGGAGCAAACTATACAAAACAAAGTACTGATAAATTTAAAAGTTCAATACCAAGAGATCAATGGCAAGCGGCTTTAAACTTAGACTGGAACCTTTACCAAGGTGGAAGCACTTTAGCATCTGCTCAAGAGAAAAAGATTGAAGTTGAAATATCTAAATCACAACTTCAAAATTCAAAATTAAAGATAAAGAAAGAAACTACACAGGCTTACATAAATTTTTGTAAAACAAAAGATTCTGTAGAGTTATCTCAAAGTCTCTTAGAAGTATCACAAGAAAAATTTGATCAGGCTCAAAAAAGATATGAAAATGGATTATCTGATTATATTGAACTTCAACAAGCTAGACAAGGCTACATAGATGCAAAATCAGCCCTAATTGTTGATTATTATAACTATTATAATGCCATTGCTATTTTAGACAATGCCATAGGAAAATAA